A region of Syntrophales bacterium DNA encodes the following proteins:
- a CDS encoding type ISP restriction/modification enzyme, with protein MLKSYLKNIFQIANQGDAREESYYSTLESLLKEAAQSFGKRKFHITTLPKTTEAGNPDFRIWDGKQHIVGYIEAKAPTVENLDSIEHSEQLKRYRNTFPNLILTNFFEFRLYRNGILVNKALIARPFIVHKLKTVPPVEKEPDFLKLIEEFYSFSLPKVYNAKNLAIELAKRTSFLKDEVIAEELAEEEKTGQGFIHGFYEAFRQFLISGLSKEDFADLYSQTITYGLFAARMRSKNGFNRKLAYDNIPPTIGILRDVFRFISLEDVPDQMEWIIDDIAEVLLVADVNKLLQDYFREGKGKDPVVHFYETFLAEYDPKTRERRGVYYTPEPVVSYIVRSLNHVLKDRFGRVDGMASDTVTVLDPASGTLTFLAEAAKLAVNEFTSKYGDGDKEGFIKEHILKNFYAFELMMAPYAVGHLKMSFLLEELGYKLKKEDRFKLYLTSTLEMEELEQTSLPGMASLSEESHLAGKVKKEQPVLVIMGNPPYSGHSANKGKWIDQLLKEGYTHKNGIKDDGYYRIDGKPLGEKNPKWLQDDYVKFIRFSQWKIDQAGEGVLGFITNHSYLDNPTFRGMRRSLMNSFDEIYLLDLHGNSLKKEKCPDGSKDENVFDIRQGTAIALFIKKKDRNGENGKKIFHSEIWGLRKEKYDRLIRNDITTTKWQEIAPKSEFYLFVPRDERLLELYESSPKITDIFPVNSVGIVTARDKFVIDTDKEALKRRIRMFCDEKIPDELIGESYKLKDKANWKLKTAREKVRNDKDWENSFTQVLYRPFDIQWIFYHDVLVERSRRNVMWHMLQKNLSLSFMRQVSLEENYSHVLISQYIVDNRTFLSSKGITQQAPLYLYPDLDKNDLFSQTKSAGEKQSNISEKIFSALSEAYKTKLTPEDIFYYIYAVFYSNTYRAKYAEFLKTDFPRVPFTKDERLFRKLAEYGKRLADLHLIQSPELDSPVIKFQGTGDKRVDKIKYDKKAERVYINNDQYFEGLEENIWQYRIGGYQVCDKWLKDRKGRMLSLEDIKHYCKTATAIERTINIQKSIDEIYDEAEKELIGF; from the coding sequence ATGCTGAAATCATATCTTAAAAACATATTTCAAATTGCCAATCAGGGTGATGCCAGAGAAGAAAGCTATTATTCGACCCTTGAGTCATTGCTGAAAGAAGCGGCCCAATCCTTCGGCAAACGAAAATTTCACATTACAACGCTCCCCAAAACCACCGAGGCGGGCAATCCTGATTTTCGAATCTGGGACGGCAAGCAGCATATTGTAGGGTATATTGAAGCCAAAGCTCCCACTGTTGAGAACCTGGATTCAATAGAACATTCGGAACAGTTAAAACGATACAGGAACACCTTTCCAAACCTGATACTAACCAATTTTTTTGAGTTCAGGCTTTATCGTAACGGCATACTGGTCAATAAGGCATTAATAGCAAGACCTTTTATCGTGCATAAACTAAAAACGGTTCCGCCTGTTGAAAAAGAACCTGATTTTCTTAAGCTGATTGAAGAGTTTTATTCATTCTCCCTGCCTAAAGTTTACAATGCAAAAAATCTGGCAATAGAGCTGGCCAAACGCACGAGCTTTTTAAAGGACGAGGTGATCGCTGAGGAACTGGCAGAGGAAGAAAAAACCGGCCAAGGCTTTATCCACGGATTTTATGAAGCGTTCAGGCAGTTTCTAATCAGCGGTCTCTCAAAAGAGGACTTTGCCGATCTGTATTCCCAGACAATCACTTACGGCCTGTTTGCCGCCCGCATGCGGTCAAAGAACGGTTTCAACAGAAAACTTGCCTATGACAATATCCCCCCCACTATCGGAATATTAAGAGATGTTTTCAGGTTTATTTCGCTTGAAGATGTTCCTGATCAAATGGAATGGATTATTGATGATATCGCCGAAGTGTTATTAGTGGCGGATGTCAACAAGCTGCTTCAGGACTATTTTAGAGAAGGCAAAGGAAAAGACCCCGTCGTTCATTTTTATGAGACCTTTCTTGCCGAATATGACCCGAAGACCCGCGAAAGAAGGGGTGTGTATTATACGCCAGAACCGGTTGTCTCCTATATTGTGCGTTCGCTTAACCATGTTCTGAAGGATCGTTTCGGCAGAGTTGACGGCATGGCAAGTGATACCGTTACGGTGTTAGACCCGGCATCCGGAACGCTTACCTTTCTGGCGGAGGCGGCAAAACTGGCGGTTAATGAATTTACATCAAAATACGGAGATGGCGATAAGGAAGGTTTTATCAAGGAGCATATCCTCAAAAACTTCTATGCCTTTGAGCTTATGATGGCGCCTTATGCGGTGGGTCATTTGAAGATGTCTTTTCTTCTTGAAGAACTCGGTTACAAACTCAAAAAAGAGGACAGGTTTAAACTCTATCTGACAAGCACCCTTGAGATGGAAGAACTTGAACAAACCAGCCTGCCCGGTATGGCCTCCCTTTCCGAAGAATCGCATTTGGCCGGGAAAGTAAAAAAAGAGCAACCTGTTCTGGTAATAATGGGGAATCCCCCGTATTCCGGTCATTCGGCAAACAAGGGAAAATGGATAGACCAATTGCTGAAGGAGGGTTATACGCATAAAAACGGCATAAAAGATGACGGATATTACCGGATAGACGGTAAACCGCTTGGAGAAAAGAATCCGAAATGGCTGCAAGACGATTATGTCAAATTTATACGTTTCAGCCAGTGGAAAATAGATCAGGCAGGCGAAGGAGTTCTGGGTTTTATTACCAATCACAGCTATCTGGACAATCCAACATTCAGAGGAATGCGCCGGTCGCTGATGAACAGTTTCGACGAGATATATCTGCTTGATCTTCACGGCAACAGTTTGAAAAAGGAAAAATGCCCGGACGGTTCGAAAGACGAAAACGTATTCGACATACGCCAGGGAACTGCCATTGCACTCTTTATCAAGAAAAAAGACAGGAACGGTGAAAACGGCAAGAAGATTTTTCATTCGGAAATATGGGGGCTGCGAAAGGAAAAATACGACCGGCTTATCCGTAATGATATTACAACAACTAAATGGCAGGAAATAGCTCCCAAATCAGAATTTTATCTTTTTGTTCCCAGAGATGAAAGGCTGCTGGAATTGTATGAAAGCTCGCCTAAGATAACGGATATCTTTCCGGTAAACAGCGTGGGTATTGTTACTGCAAGGGATAAATTTGTTATTGATACAGACAAAGAAGCCCTCAAGCGGCGCATCAGGATGTTTTGCGATGAAAAAATACCGGATGAGTTGATAGGCGAATCATATAAACTCAAGGATAAAGCCAACTGGAAGCTAAAGACAGCGAGGGAAAAAGTAAGAAATGATAAGGACTGGGAAAATTCCTTTACTCAGGTTTTATACAGACCCTTTGATATTCAATGGATTTTTTATCACGATGTCCTGGTTGAAAGATCAAGAAGAAATGTCATGTGGCATATGTTGCAAAAGAATTTATCATTATCTTTTATGAGGCAAGTCTCGCTAGAAGAAAATTATTCACATGTTTTGATAAGCCAATATATAGTTGATAATAGAACATTCTTAAGCAGTAAAGGGATAACTCAACAGGCGCCTCTTTACCTCTACCCAGATCTCGATAAAAATGACCTTTTCAGCCAAACGAAAAGCGCCGGAGAAAAACAGTCCAATATCAGCGAAAAAATATTTTCCGCTTTATCCGAAGCCTACAAAACAAAGCTGACCCCTGAAGATATTTTCTACTACATATACGCTGTTTTCTACTCCAACACTTACCGCGCAAAATACGCTGAGTTCCTGAAAACGGACTTTCCGAGAGTACCGTTTACGAAAGACGAACGCCTTTTCAGAAAATTAGCCGAATACGGCAAGCGTCTCGCTGACCTGCATCTTATACAATCACCTGAGCTTGATTCCCCGGTTATAAAATTCCAGGGAACAGGAGACAAGAGAGTTGATAAAATCAAATATGACAAAAAGGCTGAACGCGTTTACATCAACAACGATCAGTATTTTGAGGGATTGGAAGAAAACATATGGCAATACCGGATCGGCGGCTATCAGGTCTGCGATAAATGGCTGAAAGACAGAAAAGGCAGGATGTTGTCTCTGGAGGATATTAAACATTACTGCAAAACAGCAACAGCCATTGAGCGTACGATCAACATTCAGAAAAGCATCGATGAAATATATGATGAAGCAGAAAAGGAATTGATCGGTTTTTAA